AGAAACCATTGCTCCAGATTTCGCCCAAATCTGCCCATTTAAATTGATTTCCAGCAGTCTTTCTGTCTCAAGTTCAAATAAGCCCTGTCCTTTATCCTGCTGCTCAGTCTTTTCAACAAACTCTTCAATAGAATATCGATTCATTCGATCTCTCCTTCTTTCTTCTGCAGCATAAACAGCCATAAAAATGAAAGGGACTGTTTTAATTCTGGTGAAAGCACGCGGGTCATTTCTTCCGTTACGCCCCGTTTGTAAACTCCCTGACTTCCCGCCAGTTCCCATCCATTCTCAATGGCCAGTTTTTCGAATTCCCAAGGCATCATGGTGTTGCAGATGACAGGATTTCCATAAAGTCTGTCAAAGCTGTTCGTCCGTGGATGGGCAGTGGGTCCCAAAATGGCAATGCATAAATAGCCATCGGTTTTGACGATACGCTTTAATTCGTTTAATGCTGCTAATGGATTCTCCGTCCATTCTATACAATTAATTGTAAGCAGAGCATCTGCTTTTTCATCCTCAAAAGGAAGCTCCATTATATTCGCTTGAATAAATGTAAGCTTTCCCTCTTCTTCATGTTTCTTGGCGAGCTTAATCATTTCAGGCGAAAGATCTACTCCTGTAACCTTCAGCCCCTCTTTCATCAATAGAAAAGAGCCATAACCGTCTCCGCAGCCAATGTCAATCACTTCTGCTTCCGGTTTTATATACTTCATGAAAAAAGGCACAATGGAGCTTCTGCTTCCCGAGTCCCACATCTCCTTGCTTCCTTTATTCCAGAACACAGCACGCTCATCCCACTTCTTTTCAGCTTCTTTTTCCCAATTAAATTTATTCTTCATTTTTCAAAATCAGCTCCATAATTTATCATCTTCTACTATTTCTAGAAAATCAGCGGAAATCCTTTTCTGAGGAATAATTGATATAAATAGTTGAACACTATGAAAGAAAGGAGTGCTGAAGATGGAAAAAGAATCTTTTGTGGCTGCACAGAAAAATGGAGACGGAGATCTCGTCTCATTCAAAACATCAGCAGGAAGAACGCTCTCCTATCAAGAAGCACTGATGGAAATCGACAAAGGTTCGATTGCGGGTGTAAATACCTTTAAAGGAAAAGACGGAGAGATGTATATTCGGAGCAACCCGGATCACAATAAAGCAAATAACCTTGATTCATTACCACCATTTTAGGAGGTCTTCATTATGACAAAGAAATTTAACAAAGGCAGCGAAAACGGCAACTCCCCTAGAAAGGGCCACTTTCAGGAAGAATTCGGCCAAGAAATCATTTCTGGCGATAACAGCAAAGGAAACAAACGGAATAAAGATCAACAATCGAAGACTGCAGAAAAGTAAATATCCTAAGGCCGGCTGCCTAAAGCAGCTGGCTTTTTTAAATAGAGGTTTGGTTGCTGAATTTGGATCACTATCTCACAGGAACGTTATGACCCGCCCAACTCGATTTTTGACCGTTCGCTGTTAGTTTTTACTGTCAAACAAGATTTCTGACCGTTCACCGTTTTGTGCCTATTCAGCCAATTCGTTCCATATTTCACTGCCCATTGAATGCTCTCCTTTATCTGCTCCATTCACCTGCTTTTACGCACTTTTTTCTACAGTAAGGCGCTTTTCTGCTTCAATCATCCCCATTAAGTATTATTTCTACTAAGATGTTTACTACCATTCATCCAGTTCGATCTAATTACAAGCGCCCTTGCATCTTATACAAAAAAAACTGCAGACACAGCCTGCAATTTTTCAGTCTTCCTTATCAAATTCAGCTTCATCATTTCTGCCTCTGTCAATTGTAATAGCAGCTGTTTCATTATTCATGTACAGCGGTATTTGCATCTTGTCGCCGTTATCATAAAAGGCTTCATTGATTTTTTCGTTTGCCCTCGATGTTTCTTCACTGCCTAGATAAGATGATTTATCCTTTTTCCGGGTCATTCGCTCGCCTCCATTCATATTTATCATTCCCCATGAAATAAAAAAAATCTCCCAGTTCAAGGAGATTTTCCGGCAAGGCTTAAGCACCTAATTGTTCTGCTATGATCACACGCTCAACTGCCTCAATGGCGTCTTTTTCATCACTGCCTTCTGCAGATACCACAATTGTTGTACCTTTAGAGATTCCAAGAGACATAACACCCATGATTGATTTTAAGTTTACTTTACGGCCGTTTGCTTCTAAATTCACATCAGCTGTGAATGAGTTGACTGCATTTACTAATGAAGTTGCAGGACGTGCGTGGATTCCAGATTCACTTGTAATTTCAAATGATTTTTGTATCATTGCTTACTTCCCCTCCCATATTGTTAACAAACAATATTATAATCGTTTTCGGATAAAAGAAAACTGTTTTTTTTGGAGTTACGCAAGCTTGACGATCTCCTCGTGCATGATGTAGCTGTGAAGATAAATGGTGCATGTTTCTGTGCTCTTTTTTTCAATAATAATCGTATTTTGGAGCGGATCTTTAATTAGAATGAGCCGTTCATGCTCAAAATCCAGCAAGGACTCAAGTGTCTCAAGCTGGCGGCAGGCAAGCAGAAAACGCTCGTCACTCATTTTACGGTCTTTTTTAAAAATAACCTGTTTATCCCTAATGCTTGTTTTGTACACGTTTCCCACATCCCTTTACAAGTTATTCCACCTTATATTTAAAATATCTGAAATTTCAATAAAAAGCTATAGGCAACTTGACGACAAATTTTCAATAGTGTATATTAAAATCATCATTTAGCTAATAGTTAGTGAGCTATTGTTGTAATAAACAATGTTTACGCATACATATTTGCTGCATGATAAATATTTCCAGGTAGCAACACCTTGTGCTACAGTATTAGGAGGATAAAGTACTATGCAAAACGGTAAAGTAAAATGGTTCAACAACGAAAAAGGTTTCGGTTTTATCGAAGTTGAAGGCGGAGACGATGTATTTGT
The window above is part of the Metabacillus dongyingensis genome. Proteins encoded here:
- a CDS encoding class I SAM-dependent methyltransferase, giving the protein MKNKFNWEKEAEKKWDERAVFWNKGSKEMWDSGSRSSIVPFFMKYIKPEAEVIDIGCGDGYGSFLLMKEGLKVTGVDLSPEMIKLAKKHEEEGKLTFIQANIMELPFEDEKADALLTINCIEWTENPLAALNELKRIVKTDGYLCIAILGPTAHPRTNSFDRLYGNPVICNTMMPWEFEKLAIENGWELAGSQGVYKRGVTEEMTRVLSPELKQSLSFLWLFMLQKKEGEIE
- a CDS encoding DUF3892 domain-containing protein, whose translation is MEKESFVAAQKNGDGDLVSFKTSAGRTLSYQEALMEIDKGSIAGVNTFKGKDGEMYIRSNPDHNKANNLDSLPPF
- a CDS encoding phosphocarrier protein HPr, producing MIQKSFEITSESGIHARPATSLVNAVNSFTADVNLEANGRKVNLKSIMGVMSLGISKGTTIVVSAEGSDEKDAIEAVERVIIAEQLGA